The genome window GGGAAGGGCTTAGGAAAGGCTCATTGGGGGGGCCAGGCGATTCTTAGATTCTATGCTCCTTCAATCACCTCAACTCACTCAGGAAGTACTGCCAACATTCATGGCTGAATTGTCTGCTATAATGAATGCTAGACCTGAATGACTGGCCCAATCTGGAAGCAGGTGCAACACCTCGCCAATACATTTTGGGAATGATGGAGGCGAGAATACTTGGTCACTTTGCGGAATCGTTGCAAATGGCAAGTGAGCAAGCTGAACATAAAAAAAGGGGACATCATTCTCATGAAGGACAGTCAGGTCAAAAGAAATCAGTGGCCTGTCGGACTTGTCACCAAAGCATTCCACAGTAGCGATGGGAAAGTCAGGAAGGTTGAGCTGAAGGTTGCAAATCAAGGAAGCATCAAGATCTTCTTGGGGCCCATCTCGGAAGTGATTCTTCTTATGTCTTCAGATGAACAAGACTCTTTGTTGTAGTTAacttgtttgattgtgtgttaCCTGTATATTGGTATTTACTAAATGTGATGTTCATGCAAATAGCTCAGCCATCTTGTTTTCACGTTTAGTTTTAAAGGAGCCATGATCGAGGCAGGTTATTTACCGCTCTGAATTGGCTACAGATGATTCCTTTCATTTTTCTATCCTTTCTGAATGCCCAGGAAACCATCATTTGTAAGTAGAAAATATTTTGTTAGCTTAAGGCAGTTAAAAGTGAAATGTCTCAGGCAATGTATTTACCACAATAATAATACTTTGTTTTAATGGGCTGTATTTACCATTTCAGTTAACAGTAACTACTTGTTAATTGCTCTTTATTTTCTAATAATGTCTCCTAAGAtacatttgtattgtgtttCCAAGAACTGCTAAGAACTGTACATTTTTGGTTCCGACTTTTCTTCAGTATTCAGACCTGTTAAGCTATATCTGTCGAGCTGTGAAGCCACTTCAAGGACAAGGACAGAATagctgtagcctatttaatACAGGGTTGCTGATAGCCTaagtatattaaataaaaaatatgtttaactATCTTTTTTCCCCGAATAAACTTGCTTCCTTTCAATGCTggatttctctttcttttatccTAGTATGATTACAACTCCAAACCGGGGCCTCTAGTCACCCTAGTCTAAGATAATTCaccaaaacatgtttttttgcaaCCTTTTCTACTCAGCTATTCCAGGGGTCCCAATTATTGTTGAGGGCCTAACAAAAATAGCACCAATGACAATGCATGTAGGGGAGAGTATAGGTTAATTTTGCTTTTGTCAAAGCCTGTCTAAATTAGTAGGATGCACACAACAGATTGATCTTTTTCCCCAATGTAAGGTTACATTCAAGCCATTCGCAACTACCATACCCAAAATATCAGTCTGTAAACATTTCTTGTTTTACCACAATAATGTCTCTGTTGTCTCTGTGCATCAGTTGCAGTCAacagttttcttttctttttttaatcaatgccAAGTTAAGGACTGAAGTATTTAGATAGATATTACTCTTAGAATTAAGTGTCACACACAAAATTGCTTTTGAGTTGCAATAAGTTTATTGATAAAGAAAAGGCAAGAGACAAACGTAGAGGGTACTTCATATAGAAACATGATGCTTCAGGGGCTAAAATAGATAAGACAAAATAAACACTTATACTACCTCGTAGTAACACTTTAAAACATTTCCTTTAAAACCGGCTGCACATCACATTTGTAATGCACTAGAAGGATTTCATCTTCTCCTTCTACGCAGTTTTGAGGAGGAAGTGGATTTTCCACCACAGTCTGTGGCATTGCAAGCACACGACTCAATGTAGATGTAGGAGTATAGAACTCTTTTGCCATCAGGGCAGATCAGCTCCACAACTTTCTTCTGCGTAGTCTCCTCCTGACAACAAGAGCAAGAATGCACCAGTCCGTTGGCCTGTGCCGAGTATCTATGAAGAGATGAACGTACACACATAAAGGTGGATGTGGTTTAGAATGTGACCAGTAACTTCATACAAAATATTGAAGTAATTTCACATCGCTTATTGATAAAGTTGATTGATCAGCACACGCATACAATACTTTTTTCTGATTCTAGAGAGTTCTGACTTATGATACTAACATGGATGATGTTCCACAGGAGCCTGCACAGGAGGTGAGCTCTACGTTCTCTGAGGTGGTACAGCCAAGGTAGGTCAGTTTGGTACTGTTCGTCTGAACATTACAGGTACTGCGCAGGGTACCTGTGGGAAATTAAAAGGTAAGAGGGTTTCATATAGAAGCTACTTGATAAAGATAGAGATATTTTCCAGTCACAGCACATGTAAACAGTATTGGTAATTAACATATATTACATTTatcacatttatttacattcattaatttagctgatgctttgtccaaagtgacttacaaaagtTAAACTCTATAATTTGTCATTGGGGCCTGATAGTACCATCTCATGTAAATATCAATGCATTTTTATCACTGGCCTGTTAAAATGTATGCACTAATACATCAAATGAATACATTGAACATCTAATGGCAGCACTTACAGGTCTTGCAGCAGCCATCTGCATCTGTTGTCTCTGTTCCCTGTTACGAAACACAATGTTTATTTCACAATCTAAATGATGATATTTCATGTTGTTCATTGTGGTGTGACTTTAGAGACATTAACAGTAGATGAGAATTGCATCTGCTAAGTTCTTGCAGAATTGCAATACCTCTATTGGTCACAGGAGGGGACTATGAGGTAGATACTTACTGGGACACAGTTGTCTGGGTTGAACGAAGGGCACACCTTGGTGGATTTCACAGCCTCAAGTGATCCATCATGATTTTCGCATTTGTAGGTTATACATTTGTCATAAGTAGGCGACCATGTCTCGTTAACCTGTTATAATGGAAATAATATGTTTACATTTATAAAAAGGATTCAGTCCAGTAGTTTCTTTGAGGTGTCAATATGAATGAAAGGTCAAGGTTCATACTGGGATGCTGTGTGTAGTGTTATCTGGGAGTTTAACCACACAGCTGCTTGGTACGCATGTGCCACAACACTCTCCGGGAACTGGCTGGTATACATgggtctgaaaaaaaaaagaaaatgatatTCACTTAGCTCATCTTTAAAGGAATCTCAAAATACAGGTAATATCCAGTCATTACTCATCACTCATCATGAGCTTTATCGGGTTTTTATGGGTAATGACACCCCCTAAAGGCAACTTATACATAACAGTTGACAATGCCACTGAATAACTGTTATCTAAAATAATAATCTTAACAATCTTAatttcactagttcacattctGGAATTAGACATTATAAAAGCATAATAGAAGTGCATGTTTGGCGAAGTCTCTGGCCAGGGTCCTGAAGTGCTTTGCGGAATCGTGCCGGAGTCGACTGCGCAGGCAGGAGTCGGGCAGGATTCCGCCATACACCCCTTTATTCTTTAACTATGGAAGACGGGAGGCGTGACGGGAGGTGGTAGGTTGCGAGCGGAGTAACGCCGATGCTGCAACTTTGGCAAGTAGACTGCGAATAAGTAACCTGACTGATTGAAGAAGTTCCGTCACACTCTTCCCAAACTTCCGTTTGTAAACGCCATTATTACATCATTAAATGTCTAATAGTTGTACAAACCTCCGGACAGTTTACAAAGCAGAGAAGAGGATAACATTTGACGGCATGGAGCTGAGTGTTGGGGTCCACTGTTGAGCCACAGGTACAGGACTCACAGGAATTGTTGGTGGGAACAGCTGCACCAGGCTATGAATTGAGTGGACAGAAGAGCGCAATCAAAACGACGTTACCAGAtggcacacacatactatatcAATGTATTCATGGTCAAGCTGTACAGACAACTGCCTCCTCATTCTTACCTGGTACTCTTTGTTGTCGCGTACACAGACAGCTTTGGGCACTGCACGTGGAAACAAAGGCAATAGACTGCTTACAGTGCTATCTACTATCATAGATATGTTTCTCTTTGgtcacattttttgttttgtcaggCATCCAGTAATGAACTTGCTTTTGACACCATAGCCTTAAAGTTGTAAGCACTCACCACACGTTTGGCTTTGGCAGCAGCCATCAGTCTTGTTGACAATTTCATACCCAGGCTGGTCACAAGTGACAGTGATTGGCGGAGGACATGAGACTGGCTCACATTGGACGCTCAGTGTGTCAGGCTCACATGTGCATTGTTTGCAGTCAGTCTGCCAAGTCTCGTTTACCTACAAACAATTAAAATGTGCTTTAATTACTGTGACTATTACAAGCCAgtgtttttattcagtacatttactTGGAAAAGGTTTCTGGTTCagtcttgaaaaaaaaaactcatcttACCTTTTTAGGGTTGCCATCAGGGCCGGTACATTCTTTAGGAAGAATACATAAATTGATTAGAGTTACAGGTACTTAGAATTAGATTGCAAGTTGTTAATCTCATAATATTCATTGTTTTCAGGTTAATCCTCTTTATAATGTATACACTCATATTTAAGACTTACCACAAGAGGTGACACAGACATCAGAGTAAGTGCTGAACAGCGTTGTCCCTACTGGACAGGAGCAACCCTCCTTCATGTCAGTACTGTTACTGCTTATGAGGTCCATGTACTTGATGTTGTAGCTGAGGGGTAAAATAATGCATATGTTACATTCACTGTATTTCAAAAGCAAAACTGGAGTACATGTGTAATGGTGCAAAATAGCTGAAAACTCAAAAAGAAGTCTCTTTACTTGGAGTTGCAGGTTGGCTCCACAGATGGGCCGCAAGCCGTGTACACCTTTGTTGCTGGGCATTTATATGCTACAACAAAGCACAAAACACATTCCAGGTTGTTTACCGGTAATTCAAGACCACAACTTCCTCTAAAGAAATACTGTCCATATCAATGTGATATAAGAGTATTGCTCAAATTGTCCACATGCCAACTAAGTAAATAAATTAGACTTAATACTGTCTACATGATTTGAATAAACAAATTAGAAACTGCTAGAAAATATATGTGCCCTTACCACACTCGCCATTGGTAGAGTCTCtccagtccacacacactccagcttgGGCACAAGCAGAGGCATATCCCTGTAGACTGGCACAGCCAGATGTTGTTTTGGTACACACATCAGATTTGCAGCCTTCCACATACGCCCCTGAAGGAACCACCTTCCGGCATGCCTCAAATATTCTAATACAGCAAAGACATTGTGTGTGAATGGAGACTCTAGGATATACACTCATTAAACAATTACCATGTTGTCTCAGCTCCATGGACACAGTGAAAATGTCACAGTTTTGGAATAAAATCTCTGCGTGCACATGGAAATAGAGATGAtggaaacatacaaacaaattcAACAGGTCTATATTATAACATTTAAATCAATTCAATGTAATCTGGTGTTAACTAAACATACCATAGTTTGAGGAAAAACATGTTTCTGTAATCAAAAGCTTATTCCCTCATCAATAGCCTTAAACTGTAATAGTTTCTCCTTCTCGTTTAACTGCTTTTTGATTCAAAGCTGGTACTTACACACTGTTTATGATCTCACAGATGGAGGGCTTGCAAACTGGAGCAGTGGTCTTAGGTGGTAATGTTGGGATAGGGGTTGGGGTTATTTCGCAAGTCTCACCGGGGACTAGCCAGGAGTGAGCTGTCACAGAGCAAGCTGTAACTTGGCCATCAGGTGAACGGCAATCATTCTCTTTTGAGTTATCACAGGTACCTAGAAAGCAATACAGATACAGACTTCTAAGCATGAGTCatgcagagtagcctacataaagCCAAAGCTGTTGGTTTGTATTCAGTAGGTGTCTAAAATACACATATACCACTGCAGTCCATTCCATTTCATCAAAGATAATTAATTAACTATATACTCACCACACTGTCCCTCGGTATTGTTTTTGAAAAGAGAGAAGGGCAGGTCTATGCCAAAGGAGGATCCGGTGTAGGTCACCTGAGCCTCAATCAATGGGATTGCTAGCACAGTCTCCAAGCCTGTGCTTGTGATGATGAAATCTCCATTTTTGAAAGCGGGGTAGACACGCTTTTGGTTAACAATAACCTGTGCATAGTTTAAAGATACAAAGTAAATCCAACAGAAGTATTGTATTGTTGATTAGAGGTATGGCCTTCAAAGAAGTCTTAATATTTCATATtaagataaaataaaagtttacaTTATGTAGTGAATCAACAGGGAGGAATTAATACAACTCTGTAAAGTAATTACCATATTGAGGACTCCATTTGCAGTTAACGTCTGTGTAAGGACAACCTCATAAGATTTGTAATATATTGTCAAGGATTGTGGACAAAATGAGCTGCCACTGCCACAGTCATGGTAGTCTATGACGACCTTGAAGTTGTTGTAGTTAGGTGTGATTTCTTGGACCAAAACATAAGAACAATTTTCCCGAATATCGTAGTCTTGCCCGTCAAATGTCACATAGTGAGAGCCTCCCCATCCATTACAAGAGCCTGTGATAAAGAAAGATATTGAACATCATGGATATTGTATAAGCAGTTATTCATATAGCTATTGCTGTGTAAATTATTCAAAACCTACATTCGCATTCATATGTGGAGCAGCATCCGTTTTCCTCAAATATTTCCACAGGATTTCTGCCATTTTCGCAGTTTGGTTTTACAATTGGTTTGCACTGAACTGATGTATACACAACCTTTCCATTTTCACATGTTGCATTTGTGCAACTATTCATCTGCCAAGATTCACCGTTCTGTTGTTTCATTTAAGGGgggaaatattattattattagatataTTTTAATAGTatgtttaaattaaaataaaaatgaaatttgATATCCACATGATATACTAATGTTATACTCATGTTAAATCTATAATCTGATCATTTTAACTGAAACAATAGAAATGTCTAATACATTCAGCCTTTTTATTTCTCACCTTTCTTGGTGGCACAAGTGTGTTGCAATCTGGCTCAAACGTGGTGGTTGCAGGAGTGGTTGTTGAAGCAGATATTGAGGAGGAATATGTTGTGTAAACAGTTGTTGTTGGGCTCACTGTGGTCCTTACAACAGTGGTGGATGAAATAGTGGTGGGAGATGGAGTAGAGCCACAAGGTTTTGACTCCTTTACCACATTACATGTTCCATTGCAGTAAGCTATGTAGCACCATCCCATTCCATCAGTCACATTGTACACACTGGACCCTTCATAAAGgtaaaacaaatagacaaatgaTACACCTGATGTGTTTTCACAAACTTATTtcaattattaaataatttaaaataatttcacatttttaatataaatattctcaaatattttttataattaccTGGAAGATAACTGGTTCCATTTACTATGCAGGAACAAGGTCCCGATGTTGTTGGAGGTAATGTTCCGGTGATGTGTGGCAGTGTTTGAGTCAGTGGAGCAATAGATGTCTCCAAAGTTGTTGAAACTGTTGTGAaacctgttgttgttgtccccAAAGTTGTCTCAACTCTTGGTGGTTTAGTAGTTGTTGTGGTTACAGTAGTGGGTGTTGTTGTCAGTGGTTCCGAGGTTGTAGTTGTCTCTTTAATTGtctctgttgttgtttgtggtgTTGTGCCAGTAATGTTAGCGAGAGTCTTTGTAATGGGACCAATCAATGTTGTATATGCTGTGCTGAAAATGGTTGTAGACTCCCCTGTTACCTTTGGTGTTGTCAGTGTTATCACAGGTAAAGTAGCTGTGACTGGCTCAAGGGATGTTTTAACTGTGGTAAATTCTGTTGTAGTCTGTATAGAAGGTGTTGAGGTAACAACTCCATGTGACGCACTGGAGGGTTTTGTTGTTGCACCCGTCACAGGATTAAATGTTGTGGGTTTTGATGTTACAACAGGGCCTGAAGTTTTGTTTGGCCCAGCAATTGCTTGATGTTGATAGTTTACCTGTTGTGGTGGTTTCTTCCACAATAATCGTTGTAGATGCCGTTGTTGGCTCAGTGGTTTCAACCCTTGGTGGTTTAGTAGATGTGGAAGATTTCTCTGTTGTAGTGTCAGCTTGAACTGTGGTTGTAGGTGcttttgttgtggtggtggcagtAGTTGGACCAGATGTAATCACAACTGAAGTTGAGGTTTCTGTGCTTTGAACCGGTGTTTCAGTAGAAGTTGATGGTGATCTAGTTGTTGTTGTATCTACAACAATCTGTGTTGTTGAGGAAGTTGTTGGCAGTGTAGTCTCAACCTTTGGTGGCCTAGTTGATGTAATTCCCTCTGTTGTTGTCTCAAATACAGTTGTTGTGATTGGCTTGACTGTTGTGGTAATAGTGATGGGTTTAGATGTTACAACAGGGCCTGAAGTTTGTGTGCTTGGCCCAGCAGTTGCGCTTGATGTTGATAGTTTACCTGTTGTGGTGGTTTCTTCCACAATAATCGTTGTAGATGCTGTTGTTGGCCCAGTAGTTTCAACCCTTGGTGGATTAGTAGATGTTGTGGCAGATTCCGCTGTTGTAGTTTCAGCTTGAGCTGTTGTTGTAGGTGcttttgttgtggtggtggcagtAGTTGGACCAGATGTAATCACAGCGGAAGTTGAGGTTTCTGTGCTTGAGACAGGTGTTTCAGTAGAAGTTGATGGTGACCTAGTTGTTGTTGTGTCAACAACAATCTGTGTTGTTGAGGAAGTTGTTGGCAGTGTAGTCTCAACCTTTGGTGGCCTAGTTGATGTAATTCCCTCTGTTGTTGTCTCAAATACAGTTGTTGTCGTTGGCTTGCCTGTTGTTGTGGTAACAACTGTGGGTTTTGATGTTACAACAGGGCCTGAAGTTTGTGTGCTTGGCCCAGCAGTTGCGCTTGATGTTGATAGTTTACCTGTTGTGGTGGTTTCTTCCACAATAATCGTTGTAGATGCTGTTGTTGGCCCAGTAGTTTCAACCCTTGGTGGATTAGTAGATGTTGTGGCAGATTCCTCTGTTGTAGTTTCAGCTTGAGCTGTGTTTGTAGGTGcttttgttgtggtggtggcagtAGTTGGACCAGATGTAATCACAGCGGAAGTTGAGGTTTCTGTGCTTGAGACAGGTGTTTCAGCAGAAGTTGATGGCGACCTAGTTGTTGTTGTGTCTACAACAATCTGTGTTGTTGAGGAAGTTGTTGGCAGTGTAGTCTCAACCTTTGGTGGCCTAGTTGATGTAATTCCCTCTGTTGTTGTCTCAAATACAGTTGTTGTCGTTGGCTTGCCTGTTGTTGTGGTAACAACTGTGGGTTTTGATGTTACAACAGGGCCTGAAGTTTGTGTGCTTGGCCCAGCAGTTGCGCTTGATGTTGATAGTTTACCTGTTGTGGTGGTTTCTTCCACAATAATCGTTGTAGATGCTGTTGTTGGCCCAGTAGTTTCAACCCTTGGTGGATTAGTAGATGTTGTGGCAGATTCCTCTGTTGTAGTTTCAGCTTGAGTTGTTGTTGTAGGTGCTTTTGTTGTGGTGGTTGCAGTAGTTGGACCAGATGTAATCACAGCTGAAGTTGAGGTTTCTGTGCTTGAGACAGGTGTTTCAGTGGAGGTTGAATGTAATGTCGTAGAAACTTGTGCAGTTTGACTTACTCTCCCTTCTGTTGTCAGCGTTATCACAGGTAAAGTAGCTGTCACTGGTTCAAGAGATGTTTTAACTGTTGTCATCTCTGTGGAGGTGATGGTGATCTAGTTGTTGAGGAAGTTGTTGGCAGTGTAGTCTCAACCTTTGGTGGCCTAGTTGATGTAATTCCCTCTGTTGTTGTCTCAAATACAGTTGTTGTCGTTGGCTTGCCTGTTGTTGTGGTAACAACTGTGGGTTTTGATGTTACAACAGGGCCTGAAGTTTGTGTGCTTGGCCCAGCAGTTGCGCTTGATGTTGATAGTTTACCTGTTGTGGTGGTTTCTTCCACAATAATCGTTGTAGATGCTGTTGTTGGCCCAGTAGTTTCAACCCTTGGTGGATTAGTAGATGTTGTGGCAGATTCCTCTGTTGTAGTTTCAGCTTGAGCTGTTGTTGTAGGTGCTTTTGTTGTGGTGGTTGCAGTAGTTGGACCAGATGTAATCACAGCGGAAGTTGAGGTTTCTGTGCTTGAGAAAGGTGTTTCAGTAGAAGTTGATTGCGACCTAGTTGTTGTTGTGTCTACAACAATCTGTGTTGTTGAGGAAGTTGTTGGCAGTGTAGTCTCAACCTTTGGTGGCCTAGTTGATGTAATTCCCTCTGTTGTTGTCTCAAATTCAGTTGTTGTCGTTGGCTTGCCTGTTGTTGTGGTAACAACTGTG of Alosa alosa isolate M-15738 ecotype Scorff River chromosome 14, AALO_Geno_1.1, whole genome shotgun sequence contains these proteins:
- the LOC125307486 gene encoding intestinal mucin-like protein; its protein translation is MGWCYIAYCNGTCNVVKESKPCGSTPSPTTISSTTVVRTTVSPTTTVYTTYSSSISASTTTPATTTFEPDCNTLVPPRKNGESWQMNSCTNATCENGKVVYTSVQCKPIVKPNCENGRNPVEIFEENGCCSTYECECSCNGWGGSHYVTFDGQDYDIRENCSYVLVQEITPNYNNFKVVIDYHDCGSGSSFCPQSLTIYYKSYEVVLTQTLTANGVLNMVIVNQKRVYPAFKNGDFIITSTGLETVLAIPLIEAQVTYTGSSFGIDLPFSLFKNNTEGQCGTCDNSKENDCRSPDGQVTACSVTAHSWLVPGETCEITPTPIPTLPPKTTAPVCKPSICEIINSVIFEACRKVVPSGAYVEGCKSDVCTKTTSGCASLQGYASACAQAGVCVDWRDSTNGECAYKCPATKVYTACGPSVEPTCNSNYNIKYMDLISSNSTDMKEGCSCPVGTTLFSTYSDVCVTSCECTGPDGNPKKVNETWQTDCKQCTCEPDTLSVQCEPVSCPPPITVTCDQPGYEIVNKTDGCCQSQTCVPKAVCVRDNKEYQPGAAVPTNNSCESCTCGSTVDPNTQLHAVKCYPLLCFVNCPETHVYQPVPGECCGTCVPSSCVVKLPDNTTHSIPVNETWSPTYDKCITYKCENHDGSLEAVKSTKVCPSFNPDNCVPGTETTDADGCCKTCTLRSTCNVQTNSTKLTYLGCTTSENVELTSCAGSCGTSSIYSAQANGLVHSCSCCQEETTQKKVVELICPDGKRVLYSYIYIESCACNATDCGGKSTSSSKLRRRRR